One Paralichthys olivaceus isolate ysfri-2021 chromosome 8, ASM2471397v2, whole genome shotgun sequence genomic region harbors:
- the LOC109627561 gene encoding long-chain fatty acid transport protein 1-like, translating to MHPISGAILCLTVLGALKLLSLPLFWGLPVGLVLCMASRGSCKFILVALRTIKRDLMCLVVILRVRFSMKSNLRKRSTIPSLFGQIVTRHPDKPALIYEATGEVWSFRELQERCHAVAHWGLAQGWAEGDVVALYMESQPLVVALWLGLATVGVEAALINYNLRQRSLLHCISVSGARAMVFGTELTEAVSEVSSSLQPSMVLFSSGEQQQQQEEKEVKLHSLSVQNLDALLACSPKHPPNFTLRKEFNDRLFYIYTSGTTGMPKAAVVVHSRYFRIAAFGFHSFGLRHDDIIYNCLPLYHSAGTIMGVGQCLLFGLTIVIRRKFSATRFWDDCFKYKCTVIQYIGEICRYLLAQPVRPSEAHHQVRVAFGNGLRPSVWEEFVQRFRIQRVGEFYGATECNCSLINIDGKVGSCGFNSRILPDFYPIRLVRMQEDGKLLRDSQGLCVPCPPGEPGMLMGHINHTDPLRRFDGYADQDSTNQKIAQDVFKIGDTAYVSGDVLVMDEYGYMYFRDRSGDTFRWRGENVSTTEVEGVLSGLLGHSDVAVYGISVPGVEGKAGMAAIAHAGGPFDIEALGIALQEALPSYARPVFLRLMPSVDTTGTFKIQKMRLQREGYRPQESSEDIYFLNSRAGSYEPVTDELYRAINEGEVRL from the exons ATGCATCCGATTAGTGGGGCCATACTGTGCCTCACTGTTTTGGGGGCTTTAAAGTTGCTGTCTCTCCCCTTGTTCTGGGGACTCCCGGTGGGGCTGGTGCTCTGTATGGCCTCGAGGGGTTCCTGTAAGTTCATTCTTGTGGCTCTACGCACCATCAAAAGAGACTTAAT GTGTCTAGTTGTCATACTCAGAGTGAGGTTTTCCATGAAGAGTAATCTGCGAAAAAGAAGCACTATCCCTTCCCTGTTTGGCCAGATAGTGACACGGCACCCCGACAAACCGGCCTTGATCTATGAGGCCACAGGAGAG GTTTGGAGTTTCAGGGAACTACAGGAGCGATGCCATGCTGTGGCACACTGGGGGCTGGCACAAGGCTGGGCTGAGGGTGATGTGGTGGCCTTGTACATGGAGAGCCAGCCTCTAGTGGTTGCTCTGTGGCTGGGTCTCGCTACAGTTGGCGTGGAGGCCGCACTCATCAACTACAACCTTCGACAGCGCTCGCTGCTGCACTGCATCAGTGTGTCTGGTGCTCGGGCAATGGTGTTTGGGACAGAGCTGACGGAAG CTGTGTCAGAGGTGAGCAGCTCTCTGCAGCCCAGCATGGTTTTGTTCAGCAgtggtgagcagcagcagcagcaggaggaaaaggaggtgAAGCTTCACAGCCTCAGTGTCCAGAACCTTGATGCCCTGCTGGCCTGTTCACCCAAACACCCACCAAACTTCACGCTCAGGAAGGAATTTAACG acAGACTCTTTTACATCTACACGTCTGGTACAACAGGAATGCCAAAGGCAGCTGTGGTGGTGCACAGTCG GTATTTTCGCATCGCTGCCTTTGGTTTCCACTCCTTTGGCCTGCGACATGATGACATCATATACAACTGCCTCCCACTGTATCATTCTGCAG GAACCATCATGGGTGTAGGACAGTGTTTGCTCTTTGGTTTGACCATTGTAATCAGGAGGAAGTTCTCAGCCACTCGCTTCTGGGATGACTGTTTTAAATACAAGTGCACT gTGATCCAGTACATAGGTGAGATCTGCCGGTACCTGTTGGCTCAGCCGGTCCGGCCATCTGAGGCACATCATCAAGTCCGTGTTGCCTTTGGTAACGGCCTCCGTCCCTCTGTGTGGGAAGAGTTTGTCCAGAGATTCAGAATTCAAAGAGTTGGGGAATTTTATGGGGCCACAGAGTGCAACTGCAGCCTGATCAACATAGATggaaag GTGGGGTCATGTGGTTTCAACAGCCGCATCCTGCCCGACTTCTACCCCATCAGACTGGTCAGGATGCAGGAGGACGGGAAGCTGCTCAGGGATTCACAGGGACTCTGTGTACCTTGTCCTCCTG GTGAGCCAGGAATGCTAATGGGACACATCAACCACACTGATCCGCTCAGGAGATTCGATGGTTACGCTGATCAGGATTCCACCAATCAGAAAATAGCTCAAGATGTCTTCAAGATCGGAGACACTGCTTATGTCTCAG GTGATGTGCTGGTGATGGATGAATATGGCTACATGTATTTCAGAGACCGCAGTGGCGACACGTTTCGATGGCGAGGAGAGAACGTGTCCAccacagaggtggagggggtCCTCAGTGGCCTGCTGGGACACTCTGATGTCGCTGTCTATGGAATTTCTGTACCAG GTGTGGAGGGAAAGGCTGGCATGGCAGCCATTGCTCATGCAGGAGGCCCGTTTGACATTGAAGCATTAGGGATCGCTTTACAAGAAGCTCTGCCATCCTACGCACGACCTGTTTTCCTTCGGCTCATGCCATCTGTTGACACAACAG GTACTTTCAAAATTCAGAAGATGCGGCTACAGAGAGAAGGATACAGGCCACAAGAGTCGAGTGAAGACATATATTTTTTGAACAGTCGGGCCGGGAGTTACGAGCCTGTTACAGATGAACTGTACCGTGCCATCAATGAGGGAGAGGTGCGTCTATGA